The Anolis carolinensis isolate JA03-04 chromosome 2, rAnoCar3.1.pri, whole genome shotgun sequence genome has a window encoding:
- the sgcd gene encoding delta-sarcoglycan isoform X1, whose product MNILPKRIYLFQNLPIIRNMKIFTQWNKDIFKFIWKGNKPRIKYAVMTNLKKRGGFGVHDLKLYFEASALVWIRDWINFKKSKVLTIEGFDLRRGWHSYVWYGKTKIEKNFGNHFIRSALIRVWKRYKQYFYTKTPKWVSLLEANQRRLLGWTNWPPYRDLLKGKAPTFQLKSQVEIQEKYKEVTWLQYLQIKEYFNMDNKLGFSEEDIWEKLIKSEKKLITVIYNRLLEWSTETEQITNSMTKWARNIGRPIQIHEWEEIWLRKIKYTYASDLEENYLKMLHCWYMTPAKLRRMYQNMDYKCWKCKTNEGTFFHLWWTCKKTADFWKIIHAEYQKILKKSFPNETGILLIGYV is encoded by the coding sequence atgaatattttaccaAAAAGGATATATTTGTTTCAAAACCTCCCTATTATTcgaaatatgaaaatatttacaCAATGGAATAAGgatatatttaaatttatttggAAGGGGAATAAACCAAGAATAAAATATGCTGTGATGACAAATCTTAAGAAAAGAGGTGGTTTTGGAGTACACGATTTGAAATTATATTTTGAAGCGAGTGCCTTGGTCTGGATAAGGGATTggataaactttaaaaaatccaaagtaCTTACAATAGAAGGATTTGACTTAAGAAGAGGCTGGCATTCGTATGTTTGGTACGGGAaaacaaaaatagagaaaaattttGGCAACCACTTCATTAGGTCAGCTTTAATTAGGGTTTGGAAAAGATATAAACAATACTTTTATACAAAAACACCAAAATGGGTATCACTGTTGGAAGCCAATCAAAGGAGGTTACTTGGATGGACTAATTGGCCTCCGTATAGAGACTTGCTAAAAGGGAAAGCACCTACTTTTCAATTAAAGTCACAAGTAGAAATACAGGAAAAGTATAAAGAAGTAACTTGGCTGCAATACCTACAAATTAAAGAGTATTTCAATATGGATAACAAATTAGGCTTCTCCGAGGAAGACATTTGGGAAAAATTGATTAAATCTGAGAAAAAATTAATTACAGTAATATACAATAGACTTCTTGAATGGTCCACCGAAACAGAACAAATTACAAATTCAATGACAAAGtgggcaagaaatattggaagacCAATACAAATTCacgaatgggaagaaatttggttgAGGAAAATAAAGTATACATATGCATCAGACTTAGAAGAAAACTATCTGAAAATGTTGCACTGCTGGTATATGACCCCAGCAAAATTGAGAAGAATGTACCAGAACATGGactataaatgttggaaatgtaagacaaatgaaggtacattcttccatttatggtggacatgtaaaaaaacagcagatttttggaaaattatcCATGCTGAATATCAAAAAATCCTCAAAAAATCTTTTCCCAATGAAACTGGAATACTACTTATTGGATATGTTTGA